A genomic window from Macaca mulatta isolate MMU2019108-1 chromosome 19, T2T-MMU8v2.0, whole genome shotgun sequence includes:
- the ZNF577 gene encoding zinc finger protein 577 isoform X3, with protein MLENYSNLVSIGYQGTKPDSLFKLEQGEPPWIVEGAAHSQTCPGFVIQNRRYTGKDSDAFGGYGKSCLHIKRDKTLTEVKYHRCVKPTSPKSQLNDHQKICVGEKPHECSVCGRAFSRKAQLIQHQRTERGEKPHGCGECGETFMRKIQLTEHQRTHTGEKPHECSECGKAFSRKSQLMVHQRTHTGEKPYRCSECGKAFSRKCRLNRHQRSHTGEKLYGCSVCGKAFSQKAYLIAHQRLHTGEKPYKCSDCGRTFYFKSDLTRHQRIHTGEKPYECHECEKAFRSKSKLIQHQRTHTGERPYSCSECGKAFAHMSVLIKHKKTHIREKAIHSLKVEKPSSRSHTSLYMSEHMQEQKTVPIEMPASGTPALLNKSERLVGRNVVIVEQPFPRSQAFVVNQEFEQGISLANEVNVAPSVINYILYVTDIV; from the coding sequence GGTTTGTTATCCAGAATAGAAGATACACAGGAAAAGATTCTGATGCATTTGGTGGATATGGGAAATCATGCCTCCATATCAAGCGTGACAAAACTCTTACTGAAGTTAAATACCATAGATGTGTTAAACCCACCAGCCCTAAATCACAGCTCAATGACCATCAAAAAATTTGTGTAGGAGAGAAACCACATGAATGCAGTGTGTGCGGGAGAGCCTTCTCCAGGAAAGCACAGCTTATTCAACATCAGAGAACTGAAAGAGGAGAGAAACCCCATGGATGTGGTGAATGTGGGGAAACATTCATGAGGAAGATTCAGCTCACTGagcatcagagaactcacacggGAGAGAAGCCCCATGAATGTAGTGAATGCGGAAAAGCCTTCTCCAGAAAGTCACAGCTCATGGTCCATCAGAGAACccatacaggagagaaaccctacagaTGCAGCGAATGCGGAAAAGCCTTCAGCCGGAAGTGCCGGCTCAATAGACATCAGCGATcccatactggagagaaactctATGGGTGCAGTGTGTGTGGGAAAGCCTTTTCTCAGAAGGCATACCTCATTGCACACCAGAGACTTCACACAGGAGAGAAGCCTTATAAATGCAGTGATTGTGGGAGAACCTTCTATTTTAAGTCAGACCTGACCagacatcagagaattcatacaggagagaaaccttatgaatgtcATGAGTGTGAAAAAGCCTTTAGAAGCAAGTCAAAGCTCATTCAGCATCAGCGTactcacactggagagagacCATATTCATGCAgcgaatgtggcaaagcctttgcCCACATGTCAGTCCTCATTAAACATAAGAAAACTCACATAAGAGAGAAAGCCATACATTCACTGAAGGTGGAGAAACCTTCTTCAAGGAGTCATACCTCCTTATACATGAGTGAACACATGCAAGAGCAAAAGACTGTACCTATAGAAATGCCTGCCTCAGGAACCCCAGCATTGTTAAACAAGAGTGAGCGCCTAGTGGGTAGAAATGTAGTGATTGTAGAACAACCTTTTCCAAGAAGTCAAGCCTTTGTAGTTAATCAGGAATTTGAACAGGGAATAAGCCTCGCAAATGAAGTGAATGTGGCCCCATCAGTAATAAATTATATCTTGTATGTTACAGATATTGTATAA